The proteins below are encoded in one region of Blochmannia endosymbiont of Camponotus (Colobopsis) obliquus:
- a CDS encoding 2-oxoglutarate dehydrogenase E1 component, with the protein MHNNAMKDWVNSSYLSSSNRIYIEKLYNHFLMDPDSVNQDWRLKFKYLSDTDIKSKKTSHVLNDCSFFNQNSASNYTERKILNMIDDFRLYGHQHAKLDPLGLWTRKNIKNLHLRNYGFVDSDLQKIFDIDCFSVSYNNIKLVDLYNFLKKAYCGSIGFEYMHITNNNEIYWIQQQVESINSIDFYTVNKRRLLYELIAAESIERYLGMKFPAAKRFSLEGSDVLIPMLKEIIRQAATNYGIKEIVMGMAHRGRLNVLTNVFGKSLQQLFDEFANKNICEDYGSGDVKYHMGLTSDIKIEDNLIHLSLMYNPSHLEIINPVVMGSVRARIDEEIKCSNMILPITLHGDASISGQGVVQETFNMSKVRGYDVGGSIRIVVNNQIGFTTSNITDIRSTEYCTDIAKMINAPIFHVNADDPEAVIFVSSLALKFRNLFKRDIIIDLVSYRRHGHNEADEPSATQPIMYKKINQHPSVCQIYSSQLEYNDIIKASDTKEMFDKLKNKLDIGSCLVQECKTAYDSFLVLQDKKTNKFIYANYPEKDDINYLQELACKINSIPSNINMHPRVAKIYSDRYDMAQGKKNFDWGAAETLACATLLDKGISIRLSGEDSSRGTFFHRHAVIHAQQDDSIYIPLQNISENQGMYYIWDSVLSEEAALAFEYGYANKSKNTLVIWEAQFGDFSNGAQIVIDQFISSGEQKWGQVCNLVMLLPHGYEGQGPEHSSARLERYLQLCAENNIQVCVPSTAAQLYHLLRRQIICNVCKPLIIMSPKSLLRHPIASSSIKEIACSTFKTIIKELDSNVMNHDVIQTIICTGKVYYDLLNKRCQNKQYNVAIIRIEQLYPFPLEELKNILLHFSRTKKIVWCQEEPENQGAWYYCQHYLHKIISGSKNILLNYIGRPASAATAVGFSSIHQRQQKKIIDEALNIDTL; encoded by the coding sequence ATGCATAATAATGCGATGAAAGATTGGGTAAATTCTTCTTATTTGTCAAGTTCAAATCGGATATATATAGAAAAACTTTATAACCATTTTTTAATGGATCCTGATTCTGTAAATCAGGATTGGAGATTAAAATTCAAATATTTATCAGATACAGATATTAAATCTAAAAAGACATCACATGTATTAAATGATTGTTCTTTTTTTAATCAAAATTCGGCATCAAATTATACAGAAAGAAAAATATTAAACATGATTGATGATTTTCGTTTATATGGGCATCAACATGCTAAATTAGATCCATTAGGTTTGTGGACAAGAAAAAATATAAAAAATTTGCATTTAAGGAATTATGGATTTGTTGATTCAGATTTGCAAAAAATTTTTGATATTGATTGTTTTTCTGTTTCTTATAATAATATTAAACTAGTTGATTTGTATAATTTTCTCAAGAAAGCTTATTGCGGTTCTATAGGTTTTGAATATATGCATATCACTAATAATAACGAAATTTATTGGATTCAACAACAAGTAGAATCAATAAATAGCATAGATTTTTACACTGTAAATAAAAGAAGATTACTTTACGAATTGATAGCTGCTGAAAGTATCGAACGCTATTTGGGAATGAAATTTCCAGCGGCTAAGCGATTTTCGTTGGAAGGCAGTGATGTTCTTATTCCAATGTTAAAGGAAATAATACGACAAGCCGCAACAAATTATGGTATAAAAGAAATAGTTATGGGTATGGCTCATCGTGGTCGTTTAAATGTATTGACTAATGTTTTTGGTAAAAGCTTGCAACAATTATTTGATGAATTTGCTAATAAAAATATTTGTGAAGATTATGGTAGTGGCGATGTAAAATATCATATGGGTTTAACTTCAGATATAAAAATTGAAGATAATTTGATACATTTATCGTTAATGTATAATCCTTCTCATCTTGAGATTATTAATCCAGTTGTAATGGGGTCAGTACGTGCACGTATCGATGAAGAAATAAAATGCAGTAATATGATTTTACCAATTACTTTACACGGTGATGCTTCAATTAGTGGACAAGGTGTAGTACAAGAAACATTTAATATGTCGAAGGTTAGAGGTTATGATGTAGGTGGTAGTATACGTATTGTTGTTAATAATCAAATAGGTTTTACAACTTCAAATATTACAGATATTCGTTCTACTGAGTACTGTACCGATATTGCTAAAATGATAAATGCACCTATTTTTCATGTTAATGCTGATGATCCTGAAGCAGTTATTTTTGTATCTAGTCTTGCGCTAAAATTTCGTAATCTTTTTAAACGAGACATAATAATTGATTTAGTAAGTTATCGTCGTCATGGTCATAATGAAGCTGATGAACCTAGCGCTACTCAGCCTATAATGTATAAAAAAATTAATCAACATCCAAGTGTTTGTCAGATTTATTCTAGTCAATTGGAATATAATGATATTATAAAGGCTAGTGACACTAAAGAAATGTTTGATAAATTAAAAAATAAGTTAGATATAGGTTCTTGTTTAGTGCAAGAATGTAAAACTGCATATGATAGTTTTTTGGTATTACAGGATAAAAAAACAAATAAATTTATATATGCAAATTATCCTGAAAAAGATGATATTAATTATTTGCAAGAATTAGCATGTAAAATTAATAGTATACCTTCTAATATAAATATGCATCCAAGAGTTGCCAAGATTTATTCCGATCGATATGACATGGCGCAAGGGAAAAAGAATTTTGATTGGGGTGCAGCAGAGACTTTAGCTTGCGCTACTCTTTTGGATAAAGGAATATCTATTCGTTTATCAGGTGAAGATTCTTCCAGAGGAACTTTCTTTCATCGCCATGCTGTAATACATGCTCAACAAGACGACTCAATTTATATTCCTTTACAGAATATCTCTGAGAATCAAGGAATGTATTACATTTGGGATTCAGTCTTATCTGAAGAAGCAGCTTTAGCATTTGAGTATGGTTATGCTAATAAATCTAAAAATACTTTAGTAATTTGGGAAGCGCAATTTGGTGATTTTTCTAATGGAGCTCAAATTGTAATTGATCAGTTTATAAGTTCTGGAGAGCAAAAATGGGGACAAGTTTGTAATTTAGTAATGTTATTACCTCATGGTTATGAAGGACAGGGTCCAGAGCACTCTTCTGCTCGTCTTGAACGTTATCTTCAATTATGTGCTGAAAATAATATACAAGTTTGCGTTCCATCTACAGCTGCTCAGTTGTACCATTTATTAAGAAGACAGATAATTTGCAATGTATGTAAACCATTAATTATAATGTCTCCTAAATCTTTATTACGTCATCCTATAGCATCTTCTTCAATCAAAGAGATAGCATGCAGTACATTTAAAACAATTATTAAAGAATTGGATAGTAATGTCATGAATCATGATGTTATTCAAACAATAATATGTACGGGTAAAGTTTATTATGATTTATTAAATAAACGTTGTCAAAATAAGCAATATAATGTAGCGATAATAAGAATTGAACAATTATATCCATTTCCTTTAGAAGAATTAAAAAATATTTTACTTCATTTTTCTCGCACAAAAAAAATTGTATGGTGTCAAGAAGAACCAGAAAATCAAGGTGCATGGTATTACTGTCAACATTATCTTCACAAAATCATTTCTGGAAGTAAAAATATTTTATTAAATTATATAGGTCGCCCGGCTTCTGCTGCTACGGCGGTAGGATTTTCTTCTATACATCAAAGGCAACAAAAAAAAATTATTGATGAAGCTTTAAATATTGATACATTGTAG
- the sucB gene encoding dihydrolipoyllysine-residue succinyltransferase produces MSDINILVPDLPESVADATVAVWHKKIGDHVKQNDILVEIETDKIMLEIPAQHTGILKEILEKEGSIVTSKQLLGRLLCKKIHDDMEKDIVNIHHDQEIQTSSQLSSRSIQEESDNDISGFAIVKESSDNKDLFDQSFNNNQMHHNIAQQKSVSKKNDFFVKGRDETRVPMTRLRKKIAERLVNVKQNTAMLTTFNEVDMTSIMNLRTKYAKIFEQRHGVRLGFMSFFVKAVFEALKLFPEINASIDGEEIVYYNYFDISIAVSTDRGLVTPVLRNVDNMSIVDIEKQIKCMSMKGRDGKLKVEELDGGNFTITNGGIFGSLMSTPIINPPQSAILGMHAIKERPVVIDQQIVILPMMYLALSYDHRLIDGKDSISCLITIKDMLEDPIRFLLEI; encoded by the coding sequence ATGAGTGACATAAATATTCTAGTTCCAGATTTGCCTGAATCTGTTGCAGATGCGACAGTAGCAGTATGGCACAAAAAAATAGGTGATCATGTTAAGCAAAATGATATATTGGTTGAAATTGAAACTGATAAAATAATGTTAGAAATACCAGCACAACATACAGGAATATTAAAAGAAATATTAGAAAAAGAGGGATCAATTGTCACATCAAAACAACTTTTAGGACGTTTATTATGCAAAAAAATTCATGATGATATGGAAAAAGATATTGTTAATATTCATCATGATCAAGAGATTCAAACATCATCTCAACTATCTTCTCGTAGCATACAAGAAGAATCTGATAATGATATTTCAGGTTTTGCAATAGTTAAAGAATCATCTGATAACAAAGATTTATTTGATCAGTCATTTAACAATAATCAGATGCATCACAATATTGCTCAGCAAAAATCTGTTAGCAAAAAAAATGACTTTTTCGTAAAAGGTCGTGATGAAACTCGTGTACCTATGACTCGTTTACGTAAAAAAATAGCTGAAAGATTAGTCAACGTAAAACAAAACACAGCTATGTTGACTACATTTAATGAAGTTGATATGACATCGATAATGAATTTACGTACAAAATACGCTAAAATTTTTGAACAACGACATGGTGTAAGGCTTGGGTTTATGTCTTTTTTTGTAAAAGCAGTTTTTGAAGCATTGAAGTTGTTTCCTGAAATTAATGCGTCCATTGATGGTGAAGAGATAGTTTATTATAATTATTTTGATATTAGTATTGCAGTTTCTACAGATCGTGGATTAGTTACACCGGTATTAAGAAATGTTGATAACATGAGTATAGTAGATATTGAAAAACAAATAAAATGTATGTCAATGAAGGGTCGTGATGGTAAATTAAAAGTTGAGGAATTAGATGGTGGCAATTTTACTATTACTAATGGTGGTATTTTTGGATCATTAATGTCAACTCCTATTATAAATCCACCACAAAGTGCAATTTTAGGCATGCATGCTATTAAAGAGCGTCCTGTGGTAATTGATCAACAAATAGTTATTTTGCCAATGATGTATTTAGCACTCTCTTATGACCATCGTTTAATTGACGGTAAAGATTCTATTAGTTGTTTAATTACAATTAAAGATATGTTGGAAGATCCTATACGTTTTTTATTAGAAATCTAG
- the sucC gene encoding ADP-forming succinate--CoA ligase subunit beta yields MNLHEYQAKQLFVQYDLPIPKGVVCSTFYDVERYFLNAGYGPWVLKCQIYAGGRGKQGGVQIVSSKKEALTFAKHWLGNRLVTHQTDVIGQPVDKILIENYINVKKELYFGIVIDRNKSRVMCVVSIAGGVDIEKITKTSPHLLHQVTLHPLIGGQLYQGRVLGYKLGLNVTQVNQFSKIFMSSASMFYDNDLLLAEINPLVIDTDDNLICLDGKINVDNNACFRQTKLFKMYDDTQEDTREVYAKKLGLSYVSLKGNIGCMVNGAGLAMATMDIVKFYGGEVANFLDVGGNVTKGNLIKALEIILFDQKVKSVLINIFGGIVCCDLVAESIIETIISNSVTTPIVVRLEGNNAKFGYNRLINSRLNINIANTLIDAIQQIITITK; encoded by the coding sequence ATGAATTTACATGAATATCAAGCAAAACAATTATTTGTTCAATACGACTTACCTATCCCCAAAGGAGTGGTTTGTAGTACATTTTATGATGTAGAAAGATATTTTTTAAATGCTGGCTATGGGCCATGGGTTTTAAAATGTCAAATATATGCAGGAGGGAGAGGAAAGCAAGGAGGAGTGCAAATAGTATCTTCAAAAAAAGAAGCATTAACTTTTGCAAAGCACTGGTTAGGTAATCGCTTAGTTACTCATCAAACAGATGTTATTGGGCAACCAGTTGATAAAATTTTAATAGAAAATTATATAAATGTTAAAAAAGAATTATATTTTGGAATAGTGATTGATAGAAATAAATCCCGTGTAATGTGCGTTGTTTCTATTGCAGGTGGTGTAGATATAGAAAAAATAACAAAAACATCACCACATTTATTGCATCAAGTCACACTACATCCATTAATCGGAGGACAATTATATCAAGGACGTGTATTAGGATATAAATTAGGATTAAATGTTACTCAAGTTAATCAATTTAGTAAAATATTCATGAGTAGTGCATCAATGTTTTACGATAATGATTTGTTATTAGCAGAAATTAATCCATTGGTCATTGATACTGATGATAATTTAATTTGTTTAGATGGGAAAATAAATGTCGATAATAATGCATGTTTTAGACAAACAAAATTATTTAAGATGTATGATGATACTCAAGAAGATACAAGAGAAGTATATGCCAAAAAATTAGGTTTAAGTTATGTGTCGTTAAAAGGTAATATTGGTTGTATGGTTAATGGAGCAGGTCTTGCAATGGCCACAATGGATATAGTAAAATTTTACGGTGGAGAAGTAGCTAATTTTCTAGATGTGGGTGGAAATGTTACTAAAGGTAATTTAATAAAAGCTCTTGAAATTATTTTATTTGATCAAAAGGTAAAATCTGTATTAATTAATATTTTCGGCGGTATTGTATGTTGCGATTTGGTCGCTGAAAGTATTATTGAAACTATAATAAGTAATTCGGTTACGACCCCCATCGTAGTAAGGTTAGAAGGTAATAATGCAAAATTTGGTTATAACCGCCTAATTAATAGTCGTTTGAATATTAATATAGCTAATACTTTAATAGACGCTATTCAACAGATAATTACAATAACTAAATAA
- the sucD gene encoding succinate--CoA ligase subunit alpha: MSILIDKNTRVICQGFTGKKGTFHSQQSLQYGTKIIGGVTPGKGGTKHLGLPVFNTVHEAINNTGADTSIIYVPAPFCKDSILEAIDAGVKLIICITEGIPVLDMIIIKAQLDRNNVRMIGPNCPGVITPNESKLGIMPSYIHRQGNVGVVSRSGTLTYEAVKQITDIGLGQSTCVGIGGDPILGSDFIDILKLFNQDVQTSSILMIGEIGGSSEEMAADYIKKFINKPVISYIAGINSPKGKCMGHAGAIISGNTGGDANSKISLLATAGVKIVSNLIDIGKTVNTVYA, encoded by the coding sequence ATGTCGATTTTAATCGATAAAAATACAAGAGTAATTTGTCAGGGATTTACTGGTAAAAAAGGCACTTTTCATTCTCAACAGTCATTACAATATGGTACTAAAATAATTGGTGGCGTTACACCAGGAAAAGGTGGAACAAAACATCTTGGATTGCCGGTGTTTAATACTGTCCATGAAGCTATCAATAATACTGGTGCTGATACATCCATTATTTATGTTCCAGCACCTTTTTGTAAAGATTCTATTTTAGAAGCAATTGATGCTGGTGTAAAATTAATTATTTGTATTACTGAAGGTATTCCAGTATTAGACATGATAATTATTAAAGCTCAATTAGATCGAAACAATGTTCGTATGATTGGACCAAATTGTCCAGGTGTTATTACACCAAATGAAAGTAAACTTGGTATTATGCCAAGTTATATTCATCGTCAAGGTAATGTTGGTGTGGTATCTCGTTCTGGTACTTTAACTTATGAAGCAGTAAAACAAATTACTGATATTGGGTTGGGACAGTCTACTTGTGTTGGGATAGGTGGTGATCCAATACTTGGATCAGATTTCATTGATATTTTAAAATTATTTAATCAAGATGTGCAAACATCATCAATATTAATGATTGGAGAAATTGGCGGTTCTTCTGAAGAAATGGCGGCAGATTATATTAAAAAATTTATTAATAAACCCGTTATTAGTTATATTGCAGGAATTAATTCTCCAAAAGGTAAATGTATGGGTCATGCTGGTGCAATTATTTCAGGCAATACAGGCGGTGATGCAAATAGTAAAATTTCATTACTTGCAACAGCAGGTGTAAAGATTGTATCTAATTTAATAGATATTGGTAAAACCGTGAATACTGTATATGCTTAA
- the tolQ gene encoding protein TolQ, which translates to MIDVNIISLFIRVSFLAKLILLLLIFFSIISWAIIIHHIFVIKLTNYKIKKFKKLFCSGIEFIKLYQDRLKYRNTLTGLERIFCSGFSEFSRLERLQNVSVERVINGTSRVMCISINLELAILNNNITLLGTIGSISPYIGLLGTVWGLIHSFNKLGNVKYITLQEIAPGITEALLSTAIGLFASIPAVIAFNHLNFSIGKIEEIFHNFMEEFIAILYRQVLDNFRLHNKKNSNNELPQIKM; encoded by the coding sequence ATGATTGATGTGAATATTATATCTCTTTTTATTAGAGTGAGTTTTTTAGCAAAATTAATTTTGCTATTATTAATTTTTTTTTCTATTATATCGTGGGCTATTATAATTCATCATATATTTGTTATTAAATTAACAAATTATAAAATAAAAAAATTTAAAAAACTTTTTTGTTCTGGTATAGAATTCATTAAGCTTTATCAAGATCGTTTGAAGTATAGAAATACATTAACTGGTTTAGAACGTATTTTTTGTTCTGGTTTTAGTGAATTTTCTCGTCTAGAACGTTTACAGAATGTTTCTGTAGAAAGAGTAATAAATGGTACTTCCCGTGTTATGTGCATTTCAATAAATTTAGAATTAGCAATATTGAATAATAATATTACTTTGCTTGGTACTATTGGTTCTATTAGTCCATATATCGGGTTGTTGGGAACAGTATGGGGACTAATACATTCTTTTAATAAATTAGGTAATGTTAAATATATTACTTTACAAGAAATAGCACCAGGTATTACTGAAGCATTACTTTCTACTGCTATTGGTTTGTTTGCTTCTATTCCTGCAGTCATTGCTTTTAATCATCTTAATTTTAGTATTGGCAAAATAGAAGAAATTTTTCATAATTTTATGGAAGAATTTATTGCAATTTTATACAGACAAGTGCTTGATAATTTTAGATTACACAACAAAAAAAATAGTAACAATGAATTACCACAAATTAAGATGTAG
- a CDS encoding biopolymer transporter ExbD — protein sequence MNYHKLRCRKVKSEINVVPFLDILLILVIILMITFPIIIQNIDIELPNNTNTITLFTLNDNSCVIVEVLGIGQYNLVVNNNRKKNVSYEQILREVRDRVSIDSNTTFLIGGSKNVVYAEIVSMLNLLQKAGIKSVGLMTKTI from the coding sequence ATGAATTACCACAAATTAAGATGTAGAAAAGTAAAATCTGAAATTAATGTTGTACCATTTCTTGATATATTATTAATCTTAGTAATAATTTTAATGATTACATTTCCTATTATTATTCAAAATATTGATATTGAACTGCCTAATAATACTAATACAATAACGTTGTTTACTTTAAATGATAATTCTTGTGTTATCGTCGAAGTATTAGGAATAGGACAATACAACTTAGTAGTAAATAACAATCGAAAAAAAAATGTGTCTTATGAACAAATATTGCGTGAAGTACGTGACAGAGTTAGCATAGATTCCAATACAACTTTTTTAATAGGTGGAAGTAAAAATGTGGTATATGCAGAAATTGTAAGTATGTTAAATTTATTACAAAAAGCCGGTATAAAATCTGTTGGCTTAATGACTAAAACTATTTGA
- the tolA gene encoding cell envelope integrity protein TolA: MLDFNKIADSNNLYLKTLDKQSIVAEKKEIKNINNSTYAQSKNMKQKINDINVVKKTITDKKKTKINLPKKSVEIDKLLNDLIDIKNTQKLNHVNEKNNFINDSLKRKLNSITHNDMLKYKQEITRSISDKFYDYSKYIGQTCDLHIKIAPDGKLVSVTSSKGDRELCQAAISATKLAIIPPPPNHQIYTLFQETIVNFTPQ, translated from the coding sequence ATGTTAGATTTTAACAAAATAGCTGATAGTAATAATCTTTATTTAAAAACATTGGATAAACAATCCATTGTTGCAGAAAAAAAAGAAATAAAAAATATTAACAACAGTACTTATGCGCAATCAAAAAACATGAAACAAAAAATTAATGATATCAATGTTGTTAAAAAAACAATTACAGATAAAAAAAAAACAAAAATTAATTTACCTAAAAAATCTGTAGAAATAGATAAATTACTTAATGATTTAATTGATATTAAAAATACACAAAAGTTGAATCATGTTAATGAAAAAAATAATTTTATTAATGATTCATTAAAAAGAAAACTCAACAGTATTACGCATAATGATATGTTAAAATATAAACAAGAAATTACTCGATCTATTAGTGATAAATTTTATGATTATTCAAAATATATTGGACAAACTTGTGATTTACATATTAAAATTGCACCTGATGGCAAATTAGTTTCTGTCACTTCTTCGAAAGGAGACCGGGAATTGTGTCAAGCTGCAATATCAGCAACAAAATTAGCAATAATTCCACCACCTCCAAATCATCAAATTTATACTTTATTTCAAGAAACAATAGTTAACTTTACTCCACAATAA
- the tolB gene encoding Tol-Pal system beta propeller repeat protein TolB translates to MTFRTVFQILLMCLMSILCIGYAKVRIEITQGVDIAHPIGIIPFQWKADEVIPENIDKIISADFCNTGKFYVLPESRLPQRPTNVSEINPINWSSIGIYVIIIGQLELIGNDNYVITYQLVNTSGQSRTIILHNKYKVNKKWLRYAAHTISDEVFEKLTGIKGIFCTRIAYIVHWINHNKYPYELYISDYDGYNQISIYRSSEPLMSPSWSPDGDTLVYVTFVNRHAVLMMHTLSNGDVRQVANFPQHNGAPSFSPDGKKIAFALSKTGSLNIYIMDLISGKISQITNNRNNNTEPNWFPDGQNLVYTSDYGGSPQIYKINIINRESQRLSWSGISNQNAIVSTDGKFLILVNKNKTQHIAKLDLSTGAIQILTNTLLDETPSLSPNDNMIIYSTMQSSGYILQLISTDGKFKAYLPITDGGEVRFPAWSPYL, encoded by the coding sequence ATGACATTTCGAACAGTATTTCAGATATTATTGATGTGCTTAATGTCAATATTGTGTATTGGATACGCAAAAGTACGAATTGAAATAACACAAGGTGTAGATATAGCACATCCGATAGGAATAATCCCTTTTCAATGGAAAGCTGATGAAGTAATACCCGAAAACATAGATAAAATTATTTCTGCTGATTTTTGTAATACTGGAAAATTTTATGTACTTCCTGAATCGCGTTTACCCCAGAGACCTACTAATGTTTCTGAAATTAACCCTATCAACTGGTCTTCAATAGGTATCTATGTTATAATAATCGGTCAACTAGAGTTAATAGGAAATGATAATTATGTAATCACTTATCAATTAGTTAATACTTCAGGTCAAAGTAGAACTATTATATTACATAATAAATATAAAGTAAATAAAAAATGGTTACGATATGCAGCACATACTATTAGTGATGAAGTATTTGAAAAATTAACAGGTATTAAAGGTATTTTTTGCACCCGTATTGCATATATAGTACATTGGATAAATCACAACAAATATCCCTATGAATTATATATTTCAGATTATGATGGTTATAATCAAATTTCTATATATCGTTCATCAGAACCATTAATGTCTCCGTCATGGTCTCCAGATGGAGACACATTAGTATATGTGACTTTTGTAAATCGTCATGCTGTATTAATGATGCATACTTTAAGTAATGGTGATGTTCGTCAAGTAGCAAATTTTCCGCAACATAATGGAGCACCTTCTTTTTCGCCTGATGGCAAGAAAATAGCTTTTGCTTTATCTAAAACTGGAAGTTTGAATATATATATAATGGATTTAATTTCTGGTAAAATTAGTCAAATTACAAATAATCGTAATAATAATACCGAACCTAATTGGTTTCCGGATGGTCAAAATTTAGTTTATACTTCTGATTATGGAGGAAGTCCTCAAATTTACAAAATTAATATTATAAATAGAGAATCTCAACGATTGTCTTGGTCAGGAATCAGCAATCAAAATGCCATTGTTAGCACGGACGGGAAATTTTTGATCCTAGTGAATAAAAATAAAACACAACACATTGCTAAATTAGATTTATCAACAGGCGCAATACAAATATTGACCAATACATTATTAGATGAAACTCCTAGTCTTTCTCCTAACGATAATATGATTATTTATAGTACTATGCAAAGTTCTGGTTATATATTACAGTTAATTTCAACTGATGGTAAATTTAAAGCGTATCTTCCTATAACCGATGGAGGAGAAGTAAGATTTCCTGCTTGGTCTCCTTATCTATAA
- the pal gene encoding peptidoglycan-associated lipoprotein Pal translates to MQLIKVCNRWTIIALIILNTSCGFNKKTINDNYTKHNANYDNFSSEQIDLKIQELQNSNTIYFDLNKYNIIYKFIEILDSHVAFLLNNPSCKIIIEGHADERGTPEYNIALGERRANAVKMYLESKGVCNHQITIVSYGKEKPAVLGHTEEIYARNRRAVLIYI, encoded by the coding sequence ATGCAATTAATTAAGGTTTGTAATCGGTGGACGATAATAGCATTAATTATATTAAATACATCATGCGGTTTCAATAAAAAAACAATTAATGATAATTATACAAAACATAATGCAAATTATGATAATTTTTCTAGTGAGCAAATAGATTTAAAAATTCAAGAACTACAAAATAGTAATACTATTTATTTTGATTTAAATAAATATAATATTATTTATAAATTTATTGAAATTTTAGATAGTCATGTTGCTTTTTTACTTAATAATCCGTCTTGTAAGATTATTATTGAAGGCCATGCTGATGAACGTGGAACTCCTGAGTATAATATTGCTTTAGGAGAACGTCGAGCAAATGCTGTCAAAATGTATCTTGAAAGTAAGGGTGTTTGTAATCATCAAATCACAATTGTGTCTTATGGTAAAGAAAAGCCAGCTGTATTAGGACATACAGAAGAAATTTATGCTAGAAATCGTCGAGCTGTTTTAATATATATATGA
- the ybgF gene encoding tol-pal system protein YbgF: MISYSLSAKIAVSKINNIDPYEEKILQAERIYNAHSRCLIKLQQQLLDLQEDIDHLRGQIQENKYQLTQLLDKQIFICQQINDLMNNNKILHIYDNKCSSVNDKVTPSKSVVHSSKNNVDKDYNEALSLIFKKKKYDQAIIAFQDFVRKYPDSIYQPNAHYWLGQLNYNKKKQDAASYHFAVVAKKYPKSSKAPDALLKIGIIMQNKGYKDKAKAIYYQVGKLYPNSDAARQVKKFLARL; the protein is encoded by the coding sequence ATGATTAGTTATTCTCTTTCAGCTAAAATAGCTGTTAGCAAAATTAATAATATTGATCCTTATGAAGAAAAAATTCTTCAAGCAGAACGGATATATAATGCACATAGTCGATGTTTGATTAAATTGCAACAACAATTATTAGATCTTCAAGAAGATATTGACCATTTACGTGGGCAAATTCAGGAAAATAAATATCAATTGACTCAACTGCTTGATAAGCAGATTTTTATTTGCCAACAAATAAATGATTTAATGAATAATAATAAAATTCTACATATTTATGATAATAAGTGTTCATCAGTAAATGATAAGGTTACACCAAGTAAATCGGTTGTTCATTCTAGTAAAAATAATGTTGATAAGGATTATAACGAAGCTTTATCGTTAATTTTTAAAAAAAAAAAATATGATCAAGCTATAATAGCATTTCAAGATTTTGTAAGAAAATATCCAGATTCTATTTACCAGCCTAATGCTCATTATTGGTTAGGACAATTAAATTATAATAAAAAAAAACAAGATGCAGCATCTTATCATTTTGCTGTAGTAGCAAAAAAATATCCTAAATCTTCAAAAGCACCTGATGCATTATTAAAAATAGGTATTATTATGCAAAATAAAGGTTACAAAGACAAAGCTAAAGCTATATATTATCAAGTTGGTAAATTATATCCAAACAGTGATGCAGCCAGGCAAGTAAAAAAATTTCTTGCACGACTTTAA